In Acidimicrobiales bacterium, a single genomic region encodes these proteins:
- a CDS encoding CsbD family protein — protein MQNKDEMKGRAKEAAGDLTGDDHLKREGKTDKASGKVKDAVDTATDKVKDVLHKN, from the coding sequence ATGCAGAACAAGGACGAGATGAAGGGTCGCGCCAAGGAGGCCGCCGGTGACCTCACCGGTGACGACCACCTCAAGCGCGAGGGCAAGACGGACAAGGCCTCCGGCAAGGTCAAGGACGCCGTGGACACCGCCACCGACAAGGTGAAGGACGTCCTCCACAAGAACTGA
- a CDS encoding NAD(P)-dependent alcohol dehydrogenase, which produces MRGLRQSGYGRPDTPGLLEVADDLPRPDPGPGEVLVRVEAAGLDRGTWHLVRGLPYLYRLVEGRRRPRRQVPGLDYAGVIEAVGAEVDDLAVGDAVFGTARGALAEYVVADPAKLARTPAGVTFVQAASVPVSAETALHALRDQGRVQAVQAVLILGASGGVGTYAVQLAKAFGARVTGVCSGAKVDLVRSLGADEVLDYAVTDPTDGSVRYDLILDIGGNRRLRDLRRALTSTGTLVIVGGEGGGDWFGGIDRQVRAVLWSPFLRQRMCMFVAPERRQDLELLAGHLASGRVVPSIERVVALEQVAAELQRMEDGAVRGKVVVAIGEQAEQEKGAMT; this is translated from the coding sequence ATGCGCGGCCTGCGCCAGAGCGGCTACGGACGCCCCGACACCCCCGGCCTGCTCGAGGTGGCCGACGACCTTCCCCGCCCCGATCCCGGCCCCGGTGAGGTGCTCGTCCGGGTCGAAGCGGCCGGCCTCGACCGGGGCACCTGGCACCTGGTCCGCGGGTTGCCCTACCTCTACCGCCTCGTGGAGGGGCGGCGCCGACCCCGCCGCCAGGTGCCTGGCCTGGACTACGCCGGCGTCATCGAGGCCGTCGGCGCGGAGGTGGACGATCTCGCCGTCGGCGACGCGGTGTTCGGCACCGCACGAGGTGCCCTGGCCGAGTACGTGGTGGCCGATCCGGCCAAGCTCGCCCGCACGCCGGCCGGGGTCACGTTCGTGCAGGCGGCGTCAGTCCCCGTGTCCGCGGAGACCGCGCTGCACGCTCTCCGGGACCAGGGCCGGGTGCAGGCGGTCCAGGCCGTGCTGATCCTCGGCGCCTCGGGAGGCGTCGGCACCTACGCGGTGCAGCTCGCCAAGGCCTTCGGCGCCCGGGTGACCGGCGTGTGCAGCGGCGCGAAGGTCGACCTCGTCCGCTCGCTGGGCGCCGACGAGGTGCTCGACTACGCCGTCACCGACCCGACCGATGGATCCGTGCGCTACGACCTGATCCTCGACATCGGCGGCAACCGCCGTCTCCGCGACCTGCGGCGGGCACTGACTTCCACGGGCACACTCGTGATCGTCGGTGGCGAAGGCGGTGGAGACTGGTTCGGCGGCATCGACCGGCAGGTGCGGGCGGTGCTCTGGTCGCCGTTCCTGCGCCAGCGGATGTGCATGTTCGTGGCGCCCGAGCGCCGGCAGGACCTGGAGCTCCTCGCCGGGCACCTCGCGTCCGGCCGGGTCGTCCCGTCCATCGAGCGGGTCGTGGCGCTGGAGCAGGTGGCCGCCGAGCTCCAGCGCATGGAGGACGGCGCCGTCCGCGGCAAGGTCGTGGTCGCCATCGGCGAGCAGGCGGAACAGGAGAAGGGAGCGATGACGTGA
- a CDS encoding cystathionine gamma-synthase, whose amino-acid sequence MTGRGFATRCVHGAGPADPVTGAVVPPISVSSTFAQDGVGGLRAFEYARSGNPTRAALEAHLAALEGATHGFAFASGLAAEDALLRTVAPGEHVLMPDDAYGGTVRLAFQVHAPAGTCVDTVDLSDLDAVAAAWQPHTRMVWVETPTNPLLTIVDIAALCELAHDRGAVVVVDNTFATPALQQPLALGADAVVHSTTKYLGGHSDVVGGFVATSHERLAERVGFLQNAAGAVPGPFDCYLVHRGARTLALRMERHSSTAAAVAALLVDHPAVTEVRWPGLPSHPGHEVAARQMSGFGGMVSFRLAGGEQAALDVCARARVFTLAESLGAVESLIEHPGRMTHSSVAGTTNEVPADLVRLSVGIEDPADLLDDLAQALEA is encoded by the coding sequence CTGACCGGGCGAGGCTTCGCCACCCGCTGCGTGCACGGCGCCGGCCCTGCCGACCCCGTGACGGGAGCCGTCGTCCCGCCGATCTCGGTGTCGTCGACGTTCGCGCAGGACGGCGTCGGTGGCCTGCGGGCCTTCGAGTACGCCCGCTCCGGCAACCCAACCCGGGCGGCGCTGGAAGCGCACCTGGCGGCGCTCGAGGGTGCCACCCACGGCTTCGCCTTCGCGTCCGGTCTCGCCGCCGAGGACGCGCTGCTGCGCACGGTCGCCCCCGGTGAACACGTGCTGATGCCCGACGACGCCTACGGCGGCACGGTGCGCCTCGCCTTCCAGGTCCATGCGCCCGCCGGCACCTGTGTCGACACCGTCGACCTCTCCGACCTGGACGCGGTCGCCGCGGCGTGGCAACCCCACACCCGCATGGTCTGGGTCGAGACGCCGACCAACCCGCTGCTCACCATCGTCGACATCGCCGCGCTCTGCGAGCTGGCCCACGACCGCGGTGCCGTGGTGGTGGTCGACAACACGTTCGCCACCCCGGCCCTGCAACAACCGCTGGCCCTGGGCGCCGACGCGGTCGTGCATTCCACCACCAAGTACCTCGGCGGCCACAGCGACGTGGTCGGGGGCTTCGTGGCGACGTCCCACGAGCGCCTTGCCGAGCGGGTGGGCTTCCTCCAGAACGCCGCCGGTGCGGTCCCCGGCCCCTTCGACTGCTACCTCGTGCACCGCGGGGCCCGCACCCTCGCGCTGCGCATGGAGCGTCACTCGTCGACCGCGGCGGCGGTCGCCGCCCTGCTCGTGGACCACCCCGCGGTGACCGAGGTCCGCTGGCCCGGCCTCCCCTCCCACCCCGGCCACGAGGTGGCCGCCCGTCAGATGTCGGGCTTCGGGGGCATGGTGTCGTTCCGCCTCGCCGGCGGCGAGCAGGCCGCCCTCGACGTCTGCGCCCGCGCCCGGGTCTTCACCCTCGCCGAGTCCCTCGGTGCGGTCGAGAGCCTCATCGAGCACCCCGGCCGCATGACCCACTCCTCGGTGGCGGGCACCACCAACGAGGTGCCCGCCGACCTCGTGCGCCTCTCGGTCGGCATCGAGGACCCCGCCGACCTGCTCGACGACCTCGCCCAGGCCTTGGAGGCGTGA
- a CDS encoding nitroreductase family deazaflavin-dependent oxidoreductase, translating to MIGTVLLILGVLLAALLALAVVWFVGMRTKWPPVRDFQRRVNRRVFNPRQMRTAGTAGAYAGIVRHVGRRSGRAYETPVVPLPTEDGFVILLPYGDRPDWVRNVLAAGGATIVHEGETYTVTAPELLDTADSGHEFSPSEQREIRLFGNTRCLRVRRVPSASSAS from the coding sequence GTGATCGGAACCGTGCTGTTGATCCTCGGGGTGCTCCTTGCTGCGCTTCTCGCGCTGGCCGTCGTCTGGTTCGTCGGGATGCGCACGAAGTGGCCCCCGGTGCGGGACTTCCAGCGCCGGGTGAACCGCCGTGTGTTCAACCCGCGCCAGATGCGCACCGCGGGGACGGCGGGCGCCTACGCCGGCATCGTCCGCCACGTGGGCCGGCGCAGTGGCAGGGCCTACGAGACGCCCGTGGTGCCGCTGCCGACGGAGGACGGGTTCGTGATCCTCCTGCCCTACGGCGACCGCCCGGACTGGGTGCGCAACGTGCTCGCCGCCGGCGGGGCGACCATCGTCCACGAGGGCGAGACGTACACGGTCACCGCGCCCGAGTTGCTCGACACCGCCGACTCGGGCCACGAGTTCTCGCCGTCCGAGCAGCGCGAGATCCGTCTGTTCGGCAACACCCGCTGCCTCCGGGTGCGGCGGGTGCCGTCGGCGTCCTCGGCCTCCTGA
- a CDS encoding VOC family protein, with product MTAPNPQLRLGHVTLAVRDLDAMVGFYADVLGFTVTNRGEPVPGMGEMAFLSQDPTAHHQIVLVETPEPPPRAFMMADHLAFRTETLDDLRAIGERLVAAAVDSVIPVSHGNAWSLYFTDPEGNGLECFVDSPFHVAQPYAGALDLAGSDAEIEAATRGEIEGLPEFQPFDEWRAALADRLAARGA from the coding sequence ATGACGGCCCCCAACCCGCAGCTCCGCCTCGGCCACGTCACCCTCGCCGTGCGCGACCTCGACGCCATGGTGGGCTTCTACGCCGACGTCCTCGGCTTCACGGTCACGAACCGCGGGGAGCCCGTCCCCGGCATGGGCGAGATGGCCTTCCTCTCGCAGGACCCCACCGCCCACCACCAGATCGTGCTGGTGGAGACACCTGAGCCACCGCCCCGGGCGTTCATGATGGCCGACCACCTGGCGTTCCGGACCGAGACCCTCGACGACCTCCGAGCCATCGGCGAACGCCTGGTCGCCGCCGCGGTCGACTCGGTGATCCCCGTCTCGCACGGCAACGCGTGGTCGCTCTACTTCACCGACCCCGAGGGCAACGGACTCGAGTGTTTCGTCGACTCGCCCTTCCACGTGGCCCAGCCCTACGCCGGCGCCCTCGACCTGGCGGGCTCCGACGCCGAGATCGAGGCGGCCACCCGCGGCGAGATCGAGGGGCTCCCCGAGTTCCAGCCGTTCGACGAGTGGCGGGCCGCGCTCGCCGATCGCCTCGCCGCCCGCGGGGCCTGA
- a CDS encoding DUF1214 domain-containing protein — MTVPVNADNFVAAETARMLDQFVAGSGGVNRWLHFRAPTPVENQPVIRMNRDTLYSIAVVDLADGATVTLPEAGDRYLSAMVVNEDHYINDVLHGAGPHALRQEDHGSRFVAVAARVFLDPEDPDDVAAVNAIQDQLVIEAGSAGPYEHPDYDAESLDATRAAVLALGKGVHDAVRTFGPPSAVDPVRHLIGTAAGWGGLPETEAFYAIDSEARPVGEFTLTFRDVPVDAFWSVSIYNQEGYFEPNPYDSFSANSVTSTPEADGSVVLHLAPEPGDAPNHLYVMDGWNYTVRLYRPRPEVLDGSWAPPTPQPAD, encoded by the coding sequence ATGACCGTGCCCGTGAACGCCGACAACTTCGTCGCCGCAGAGACCGCCCGGATGCTGGACCAGTTCGTCGCCGGCAGCGGCGGCGTGAACCGCTGGCTGCACTTCCGGGCGCCGACGCCGGTCGAGAACCAGCCGGTGATCCGGATGAACCGGGACACCCTCTACAGCATCGCCGTGGTCGATCTGGCCGATGGGGCGACGGTCACCCTGCCCGAGGCCGGTGACCGCTACCTGTCCGCGATGGTCGTCAACGAGGACCACTACATCAACGACGTGCTGCACGGCGCCGGCCCGCACGCGCTCCGCCAGGAGGACCACGGCAGCCGCTTCGTCGCCGTGGCGGCCCGGGTGTTCCTCGATCCGGAGGACCCCGATGACGTCGCCGCGGTGAACGCCATCCAGGACCAGCTCGTCATCGAGGCGGGATCGGCCGGGCCCTACGAGCACCCCGACTACGACGCCGAGAGCCTCGACGCCACGCGTGCCGCCGTGCTGGCGCTCGGCAAGGGCGTGCACGACGCGGTCCGCACGTTCGGGCCTCCGTCCGCGGTCGACCCCGTCCGGCACCTGATCGGGACCGCCGCCGGGTGGGGTGGCCTGCCCGAGACCGAGGCGTTCTACGCCATCGACAGCGAGGCGCGCCCGGTGGGTGAGTTCACCCTCACCTTCCGGGACGTCCCGGTGGACGCGTTCTGGTCGGTGAGCATCTACAACCAGGAGGGTTACTTCGAGCCCAACCCCTACGACTCCTTCAGCGCCAACTCCGTGACGTCAACCCCCGAGGCCGACGGCTCGGTCGTCCTGCACCTCGCCCCCGAGCCCGGCGACGCCCCGAACCACCTCTACGTCATGGACGGCTGGAACTACACGGTCCGGCTCTACCGTCCCCGCCCCGAGGTCCTCGACGGCTCCTGGGCCCCGCCCACGCCCCAGCCGGCGGACTGA
- a CDS encoding SDR family oxidoreductase: MDLGIADRHAIVCASSRGLGFACAESLAREGVHVTLNGRDPAALAEAVDRLGAHRVDVGSVAGDIADPATHAALLAACPTPDILVNNNGGPAPGRFADWDRDVWIAALDANMLAPLAMIRAVLDGMVERRFGRIVNITSAMVKTPLSPMGLSTGARTGLTSVAKALSKDVARANVTINNLLPERIDTARQRQMAELHASLADITVEQAYEHMASTIAAGRLGRPEEVGDACAYLCSAQAGFLSGQNLQLDGGSYGGLL; encoded by the coding sequence GTGGACCTCGGCATCGCCGACCGCCATGCGATCGTCTGCGCCTCCAGCCGGGGGCTCGGCTTCGCGTGCGCCGAGTCGCTGGCCCGCGAAGGTGTCCACGTCACCCTGAACGGCCGCGACCCGGCGGCGCTGGCCGAGGCCGTCGACCGACTGGGCGCCCACCGGGTCGACGTGGGCTCGGTGGCCGGCGACATCGCGGACCCGGCGACCCACGCGGCGCTGCTGGCGGCCTGCCCCACTCCCGACATCCTCGTGAACAACAACGGCGGGCCGGCGCCCGGCCGCTTCGCCGACTGGGACCGCGACGTCTGGATCGCCGCCCTCGACGCCAACATGCTCGCGCCCCTCGCCATGATCCGGGCCGTGCTCGACGGCATGGTCGAGCGCCGCTTCGGCCGGATCGTGAACATCACCTCGGCCATGGTGAAGACGCCGCTCTCCCCGATGGGCCTGTCGACCGGCGCCCGGACCGGGCTCACCTCGGTGGCCAAGGCACTGTCCAAGGACGTGGCCCGGGCCAACGTCACCATCAACAACCTGCTGCCCGAGCGCATCGACACCGCCCGCCAGCGCCAGATGGCGGAGCTGCACGCCTCGTTGGCTGACATCACCGTCGAGCAGGCCTACGAGCACATGGCCTCGACCATCGCCGCCGGCCGCCTGGGCCGCCCCGAGGAGGTCGGCGACGCCTGCGCCTACCTGTGCAGCGCGCAGGCGGGCTTCCTCAGCGGCCAGAACCTGCAACTCGACGGCGGCAGCTACGGAGGGCTCCTCTGA
- a CDS encoding TetR/AcrR family transcriptional regulator: MPTATEPALTRGHKKKARTRQQLLDAALDVLVEQGESFNVVDVAARAGVSHGTFYNYFTDREDLVAALVPVLVEAFATRAAAEVEEADPAVRFAVITARALAVAAEAPDLVRVALRLEAVQRALLVDGPLAHLSGDLAAGHAAGRFDGPPDAATLDVVLGSLLLAARRIVDGEAGLDHRRTVIRRLLAALGVDPVEAEGLADRAVARSIL; this comes from the coding sequence ATGCCCACGGCGACGGAGCCGGCGCTCACGCGCGGCCACAAGAAGAAGGCCCGCACCCGCCAGCAGCTGCTCGACGCGGCACTGGACGTACTCGTCGAACAGGGCGAGTCCTTCAACGTCGTCGACGTCGCCGCCCGGGCCGGCGTGTCCCACGGCACCTTCTACAACTACTTCACCGACCGCGAGGACCTCGTCGCCGCGCTCGTCCCCGTGCTGGTCGAGGCCTTCGCAACCCGGGCCGCCGCCGAGGTCGAGGAGGCCGATCCCGCGGTGCGGTTCGCGGTCATCACGGCGCGGGCGCTGGCGGTGGCGGCAGAGGCGCCGGACCTGGTGCGGGTGGCGCTGCGCCTCGAAGCGGTGCAGCGGGCACTGCTGGTCGACGGACCGCTCGCGCACCTGAGCGGCGACCTCGCCGCGGGCCACGCCGCCGGCCGCTTCGACGGCCCGCCCGACGCCGCCACGCTCGACGTCGTCCTCGGGTCGCTCCTGCTGGCCGCTCGTCGCATCGTCGACGGCGAAGCCGGCCTCGACCACCGCCGCACGGTGATCCGAAGGCTGCTCGCCGCCCTCGGCGTCGACCCGGTCGAGGCCGAGGGCCTCGCCGACCGGGCGGTGGCACGCTCGATCCTGTAG
- a CDS encoding ferredoxin has product MELDVEGEVGVRVRVHPALCEGWGNCHRFGGDVYPLDADGHVDLHLLDVPAELATQARLGASACPEQAITVIDRQR; this is encoded by the coding sequence GTGGAACTAGACGTCGAGGGCGAAGTGGGTGTCCGTGTTCGTGTGCACCCGGCGCTCTGCGAGGGCTGGGGCAACTGCCACCGATTCGGCGGTGACGTCTACCCGCTCGACGCCGACGGCCACGTCGACCTGCACCTGCTCGACGTTCCCGCCGAGCTCGCCACGCAGGCCCGGCTCGGGGCGAGCGCCTGCCCGGAGCAGGCCATCACGGTCATCGACCGCCAGCGCTGA
- the ligD gene encoding non-homologous end-joining DNA ligase — protein sequence MAKDAGGESRAEVPLTNLDQPLFDDAGVTKRELVDYLDGVRDRLLPELADRPLSVIRVHRGQEAFMQKNVPRGTPDWVETIELWAETSKRKVAYALCNDRRTLVWFANQRAIEFHPSLARLPDLDRPTHLVIDLDPPEGDGFGAAVEVAHAVHEVLDGAGLEGAVKTSGAKGLHVFVPITAEVDGAQAAAATRALAARVERLVPQVATTAFVKDEREGKVFVDSTRTAGATVVAAYSPRLRSGVPVSFPVSWADLDDVTPGDFTLRIALERLGDQDPWCEAMPAPQALTADLVAEGSEIPVARVQAMHEGKRRARSTKR from the coding sequence ATGGCCAAGGACGCCGGCGGCGAGTCGAGGGCGGAGGTGCCGCTCACCAACCTCGACCAACCGCTGTTCGACGACGCCGGGGTGACCAAGCGCGAGCTGGTCGACTACCTCGACGGGGTCCGCGACCGCCTGCTGCCCGAGCTCGCCGACCGACCGCTGTCGGTCATCCGGGTGCACCGGGGGCAGGAGGCGTTCATGCAGAAGAACGTCCCCCGGGGCACGCCCGATTGGGTGGAGACGATCGAGCTCTGGGCGGAGACGTCCAAGCGCAAGGTCGCCTACGCGCTGTGCAACGACCGGCGCACCCTCGTGTGGTTCGCCAACCAGCGGGCCATCGAGTTCCACCCGTCGCTCGCCCGTCTCCCCGACCTCGACCGGCCGACCCACCTGGTCATCGACCTCGACCCGCCCGAGGGTGACGGGTTCGGGGCGGCCGTCGAGGTCGCCCACGCCGTGCACGAGGTGCTCGACGGCGCCGGTCTCGAGGGTGCGGTCAAGACCAGCGGCGCCAAGGGGCTGCACGTGTTCGTGCCCATCACCGCGGAGGTCGACGGCGCGCAGGCGGCGGCAGCCACCCGTGCGCTCGCGGCGCGTGTCGAGCGGCTCGTGCCACAGGTCGCCACCACGGCCTTCGTGAAGGACGAGCGGGAGGGCAAGGTGTTCGTGGACTCCACCCGCACTGCCGGCGCCACCGTCGTGGCGGCCTACAGCCCGCGCCTGCGGTCCGGCGTCCCCGTCTCGTTCCCGGTCTCCTGGGCCGATCTCGACGACGTCACGCCGGGCGACTTCACCCTGCGCATCGCGCTCGAGCGCCTCGGCGACCAGGACCCGTGGTGCGAGGCCATGCCCGCGCCGCAGGCGCTCACCGCCGATCTCGTCGCCGAGGGAAGCGAGATCCCCGTCGCCCGGGTGCAGGCCATGCACGAGGGAAAGCGGCGCGCCCGATCGACGAAGCGCTGA
- a CDS encoding YbaN family protein, with protein MVPEPPSDTITAAAEVAGTPTLRRRLVWIPVGLLCVGLGGVGIVLPGLPSTIFFLAAAAAFSKSSPRLEAWVLDLRGVGPLIRDYRAGLGMPRRAKVIAITMMWAAIVLSGLATGRAVVALGLALLGVAGTVTILRVRTREA; from the coding sequence ATGGTCCCCGAGCCACCATCGGACACGATCACCGCTGCGGCGGAGGTCGCGGGCACCCCGACGCTCCGCCGCCGCCTCGTCTGGATCCCCGTCGGGCTGCTGTGCGTCGGACTCGGCGGCGTCGGGATCGTGTTGCCCGGGCTGCCGTCGACCATCTTCTTCCTCGCCGCGGCCGCCGCCTTCTCCAAGTCGTCCCCGAGGCTCGAGGCCTGGGTGCTCGACCTGCGCGGCGTCGGCCCCCTGATCCGGGACTACCGGGCCGGCCTGGGCATGCCCCGGCGCGCCAAGGTGATCGCCATCACCATGATGTGGGCGGCCATCGTGCTCAGCGGCCTGGCCACCGGCCGGGCCGTCGTGGCACTCGGCCTTGCCCTGCTCGGCGTCGCCGGCACCGTGACCATCCTGCGCGTCCGCACCCGCGAAGCCTGA
- a CDS encoding cystathionine beta-synthase — protein sequence MDVADDLLALIGNTPMVRLDRTARNIDCHLLAKLELFNPGFSSKDRPALAMIDAAEADGRLQPGGTIVEPTSGNTGVGLAIVAARRGYSCIFVCPDKVAPDKIAQLRAYGAEVIVCPTSVEPEHPDSYYSVSARLAREVPGAWKPDQYHNPDNPQAQYDTTAPEIWRQTAGRITHFVCGVGTGGTISGIGRYLKEQDPAIQVIGADPEGSVYSGGSGRPYLVEGIGEDFWPTTYDPSVVDQVIAVSDAESFSTARRVTREEGLLIGGSGGTAIAAALRVAQGLPAEAVVVVHIPDSGRGYLSKLYDDGWMADHGFLRTAGPTVGDLVSERDPGLPSLVHSHPDETVRTAIEILREYGVSQMPVVKHEPPVVLAEVVGSVDERDLLGAAVADPAVLDQLVGSIMGPPLPTVGIGESLASVAARLESAPAALVLDGGHPVAVVSRADLLGAIANVGGARP from the coding sequence ATGGACGTCGCCGATGACCTGCTCGCCCTGATCGGGAACACCCCGATGGTGCGGCTCGATCGGACGGCGCGCAACATCGACTGCCACCTGCTGGCGAAGCTCGAGCTCTTCAACCCGGGGTTCTCCTCGAAGGACCGGCCGGCGCTGGCCATGATCGACGCAGCAGAGGCCGACGGGCGGCTCCAGCCGGGGGGCACCATCGTCGAGCCGACGAGTGGCAACACCGGGGTGGGCCTGGCCATCGTGGCCGCTCGCCGCGGCTACTCGTGCATCTTCGTGTGCCCGGACAAGGTCGCGCCCGACAAGATCGCCCAGCTGCGGGCGTACGGCGCCGAGGTCATCGTGTGCCCCACCTCGGTCGAGCCCGAGCATCCCGACTCGTACTACTCGGTGTCGGCCCGGCTCGCCCGGGAGGTGCCCGGCGCCTGGAAGCCCGACCAGTACCACAACCCCGACAACCCCCAGGCCCAGTACGACACCACCGCACCGGAGATCTGGCGCCAGACGGCCGGGCGCATCACCCACTTCGTCTGCGGCGTCGGAACCGGCGGCACGATCTCGGGCATCGGTCGCTACCTGAAGGAGCAGGACCCGGCCATCCAGGTCATCGGGGCCGATCCGGAAGGCTCGGTCTACTCGGGTGGCAGCGGGCGGCCGTACCTGGTCGAGGGGATCGGCGAGGACTTCTGGCCCACCACCTACGACCCCTCCGTGGTCGACCAGGTGATCGCGGTCAGCGATGCCGAGAGCTTCAGCACCGCCCGACGGGTGACCCGGGAAGAGGGCCTCCTCATCGGCGGCTCCGGCGGCACGGCCATCGCCGCCGCGCTCCGCGTCGCACAGGGGCTCCCCGCCGAGGCGGTGGTCGTGGTGCACATCCCCGACTCGGGGCGGGGCTACCTGTCCAAGCTCTACGACGACGGCTGGATGGCCGACCACGGGTTCCTGCGCACGGCGGGCCCGACCGTCGGCGACCTCGTGAGCGAGCGCGACCCCGGACTGCCCTCGCTGGTGCACAGCCACCCCGACGAGACCGTGCGCACCGCCATCGAGATCCTGCGCGAGTACGGCGTGAGCCAGATGCCGGTGGTGAAGCACGAGCCGCCGGTGGTGCTCGCCGAGGTCGTGGGCTCGGTCGACGAGCGGGACCTCCTGGGCGCGGCCGTGGCCGACCCGGCGGTCCTCGACCAGCTCGTGGGGTCGATCATGGGGCCGCCGCTGCCCACCGTGGGCATCGGCGAATCCCTGGCCTCGGTCGCCGCCAGGCTCGAGTCCGCCCCTGCCGCACTGGTGCTCGACGGCGGCCATCCGGTCGCGGTCGTCAGCCGCGCCGATCTCCTGGGCGCCATCGCCAACGTGGGCGGCGCGCGCCCGTGA
- a CDS encoding AAA family ATPase, which yields MRRTLVQMAGHAGSGKSTLARQIARHTGGVVIDLDTVKSALLDAGADWDEASSWSYSVLYALVEDALDASEVWVVVDTPSYWPQIHERLTAAADRSTAAYVFLECEADEAVRADRLARRRPSRSQVRGLARRPADAPDSLDAPHLRPIQRPTGRACIRVVTDREVDVVGLLADPVFGAPAR from the coding sequence GTGCGCCGCACGCTCGTCCAGATGGCCGGTCACGCCGGCTCGGGGAAGTCGACCCTGGCCCGCCAGATCGCACGGCACACCGGTGGGGTGGTCATCGACCTCGACACCGTCAAGTCCGCCCTGCTCGACGCCGGCGCCGACTGGGACGAAGCGTCGTCGTGGAGCTACTCGGTGCTCTATGCGCTGGTCGAGGACGCCCTCGACGCGTCCGAGGTCTGGGTCGTGGTCGACACGCCGTCGTACTGGCCGCAGATCCACGAGCGCCTGACCGCGGCGGCCGACCGGTCGACGGCGGCCTACGTCTTCCTCGAGTGCGAGGCCGACGAAGCGGTGCGCGCCGACCGCCTGGCCCGGCGGCGTCCGAGTCGGAGCCAGGTCCGGGGACTTGCGCGGCGCCCCGCCGACGCCCCCGACTCCCTGGACGCACCGCACCTCCGCCCGATCCAGCGCCCGACCGGACGCGCGTGCATCCGCGTTGTCACCGACCGGGAGGTCGACGTGGTCGGCCTCCTCGCCGACCCGGTCTTCGGCGCGCCCGCCCGGTAG
- a CDS encoding TetR/AcrR family transcriptional regulator C-terminal domain-containing protein: protein MSPVDRRSPLNRDQVVAAAVALADEDGIAAVSMRKVAGRLGVEAMSLYHHVANKDDLLDGMVDAVTAEFTVPTDTTDWRAVVRGRCHAARAALRRHPWAVGLMDSRSSPGLATLRHHEAVLASLRGAGFSVAGAAHAFALIDSFLYGFALQERNLPFATGDDVAKMAEELVDHLPPDEFPCMIEMATQHVMVPGYDFGDEFEPGLELVLDALERARPTT from the coding sequence ATGTCGCCGGTCGATCGCCGCAGTCCGCTCAACCGCGACCAGGTCGTCGCCGCCGCGGTGGCCCTCGCCGACGAGGACGGGATCGCCGCGGTCAGCATGCGCAAGGTGGCCGGCCGCCTCGGCGTCGAGGCCATGTCGCTCTACCACCACGTGGCCAACAAGGACGACCTGCTCGACGGCATGGTCGACGCCGTGACCGCCGAGTTCACCGTCCCCACCGACACCACCGACTGGCGGGCCGTGGTGCGCGGTCGCTGCCACGCCGCACGGGCGGCGCTGCGCCGCCACCCCTGGGCGGTCGGCCTCATGGACTCCCGCTCCTCGCCCGGACTCGCCACCCTCCGCCATCACGAGGCCGTCCTCGCGAGCCTGCGGGGCGCCGGCTTCTCCGTGGCCGGCGCCGCCCACGCCTTCGCCCTGATCGACAGCTTCCTCTACGGGTTCGCCCTCCAGGAGCGGAACCTGCCCTTCGCTACCGGCGACGACGTCGCGAAGATGGCCGAGGAGCTCGTCGACCACCTGCCGCCCGACGAGTTCCCGTGCATGATCGAGATGGCCACCCAGCACGTGATGGTGCCGGGCTACGACTTCGGCGACGAGTTCGAACCCGGCCTCGAGCTCGTCCTCGACGCCCTCGAGCGCGCCCGTCCGACCACCTGA